In Pseudorca crassidens isolate mPseCra1 chromosome 13, mPseCra1.hap1, whole genome shotgun sequence, the following proteins share a genomic window:
- the LOC137205051 gene encoding small ribosomal subunit protein eS6-like → MKLNITFPAAGCQKLFEVDDERKLCTFYEKRMATEVAADALGEEWKGYVVRISGGNDKQRFFMKQGVLTHGRVRLLLSKGHSCYRPRRTGERKRKSVQGCIVDANLSVLNLVIVKKGEKDIPGLTDTTVPHRLGPQRASRIRKLFSLSKEDDVRQYVARKPLNEEGKKPRTKTPKVQRLVTPRVLQHKCRRIALKKQRTKNNKEEAAEYATLLAKRMKEAKEKHQEQIAKRRRLSPLRASTSKSESSQK, encoded by the coding sequence ATGAAGCTGAACATCACTTTCCCGGCCGCTGGCTGCCAGAAACTCTTTGAAGTGGACGATGAACGAAAACTTTGTACCTTTTATGAGAAGCGTATGGCCACAGAAGTTGCTGCTGACGCTCTGGGTGAAGAATGGAAGGGTTATGTTGTCCGAATCAGTGGTGGGAACGACAAACAGCGTTTCTTCATGAAGCAGGGTGTCTTGACCCATGGCCGAGTCCGCCTGCTACTGAGTAAGGGGCATTCCTGTTACAGACCAAGGAGGACTGGAGAAAGAAAGCGCAAATCTGTACAGGGTTGCATTGTGGATGCCAATCTGAGCGTTCTCAATTTGGTCATTGtaaaaaaaggggagaaggatATTCCTGGACTCACTGATACTACTGTGCCTCATCGCCTGGGGCCCCAGAGAGCTAGCAGAATCCGCAAACTTTTCAGTCTCTCTAAAGAAGATGATGTCCGCCAGTATGTTGCGAGAAAGCCCCTAAATGAAGAAGGTAAGAAACCTAGGACCAAAACACCCAAGGTGCAGCGTCTTGTTACTCCACGTGTTCTGCAACACAAATGTCGGCGAATTGCTCTGAAGAAACAGCGTACTAAGAACAATAAGGAAGAGGCTGCAGAATATGCTACACTTTTGGCCAAGAGAATGAAGGAGGCCAAAGAAAAACACCAGGAACAGATTGCCAAGAGACGGAGGCTGTCCCCTCTGAGAGCTTCTACTTCTAAGTCTGAGTCCAGTCAAAAATGA